One window of the Lysobacter sp. S4-A87 genome contains the following:
- a CDS encoding NAD(P)H-dependent glycerol-3-phosphate dehydrogenase: MEANALPTVAVLGAGSWGTALAALIARHGHPTVLWGRDADGVAAIDGTHGNPRYLPGIALPESLRATTDLAASLKGADLVLVVVPSHAFAETLRKLAPHRPAHAGVAWATKGFEPGSGRFLHEVAEDVLGADVPLAVVTGPSFAKEVAQGLPTALTVHGSHADFAQEVADALHGPAFRAYTGNDMLGAELGGAMKNVLAVATGVADGMQLGLNARAGLITRGLNEMLRLNHAIGGKAETLMGLAGLGDLVLTCTGDLSRNRRLGLALGRGQSIADAVREIGQVVESVQTADEVMRQAERHGVELPISSAVQAVLHGEITPAEGLRLLLSREQKPEYPRDLFG, encoded by the coding sequence ATGGAGGCGAACGCACTGCCCACCGTCGCGGTTCTGGGAGCGGGCTCCTGGGGCACCGCCCTGGCGGCCCTGATCGCACGGCACGGTCATCCGACCGTGCTGTGGGGCCGTGACGCCGACGGCGTCGCGGCCATCGACGGCACCCACGGAAACCCGCGCTACCTGCCGGGCATCGCCCTGCCCGAATCGCTGCGCGCAACCACCGACCTGGCTGCCTCCCTGAAGGGAGCCGACCTGGTGCTGGTGGTGGTGCCGTCGCACGCGTTCGCCGAAACGCTGCGCAAGCTCGCACCGCACCGACCGGCCCACGCCGGCGTGGCCTGGGCGACCAAGGGCTTCGAACCCGGCAGCGGCCGCTTCCTGCACGAAGTCGCCGAGGATGTGCTCGGTGCCGACGTGCCCCTGGCAGTGGTGACTGGCCCGTCGTTCGCCAAGGAAGTCGCGCAGGGATTGCCGACTGCACTGACCGTGCACGGCAGCCACGCCGACTTTGCCCAGGAGGTCGCCGATGCACTGCATGGCCCGGCCTTCCGTGCCTACACCGGCAACGACATGCTCGGTGCCGAGCTCGGCGGCGCAATGAAGAACGTGCTGGCCGTGGCAACCGGAGTCGCCGATGGCATGCAGCTCGGCCTCAACGCGCGCGCCGGCCTGATCACGCGCGGCCTCAACGAAATGCTGCGCCTCAACCACGCCATCGGCGGCAAGGCCGAGACCCTGATGGGTCTGGCGGGCCTGGGCGACCTGGTGCTCACCTGCACCGGCGACCTGTCGCGCAATCGCCGTCTGGGCCTGGCCCTCGGCCGTGGCCAATCGATTGCCGATGCCGTGCGCGAGATCGGCCAGGTGGTCGAGTCGGTGCAGACTGCCGACGAAGTCATGCGCCAGGCCGAGCGCCATGGCGTGGAATTGCCGATCTCCAGCGCCGTGCAGGCAGTGCTGCATGGCGAGATCACGCCGGCCGAAGGCCTGCGCCTGCTGCTCTCGCGCGAACAGAAGCCCGAGTACCCGCGCGACCTGTTCGGCTGA
- a CDS encoding fimbrial chaperone, producing the protein MKKDFKALTATCLLAVGGMCASNADASVVIAGTRVVYPAQEREVTVKLTNDGKTPALTQIWLDRGDPDAAPSTIDVPFTVTPPVARIDPGKGQAVRIIYTGEALPQDKESVFWFNLLEVPPKPGADALEANVLQMAFRTRIKLFFRPSSLKAAGAADAPAQIRWSLVKDAGRDAIQMHNPTPYFVSFASVDVTGGGRTARFTDGGMVAPGETRAFALQGEVPMASAAKVTYHAINDYGGPIDGEAGLISQSAPKGNSP; encoded by the coding sequence ATGAAGAAGGACTTCAAGGCACTCACGGCAACCTGTCTGCTCGCAGTCGGCGGTATGTGCGCGTCAAATGCGGATGCCTCGGTGGTGATCGCCGGAACGCGCGTCGTGTATCCGGCGCAGGAGCGGGAGGTGACGGTCAAGCTGACCAATGACGGGAAGACGCCGGCCCTGACGCAGATCTGGCTCGACCGCGGTGATCCCGATGCCGCGCCATCGACCATTGATGTTCCTTTCACCGTTACTCCGCCGGTCGCGCGAATCGATCCTGGCAAGGGCCAGGCCGTGCGGATCATCTACACGGGGGAGGCGCTGCCGCAGGACAAGGAGTCGGTCTTCTGGTTCAACCTGCTGGAAGTGCCGCCCAAGCCCGGCGCGGATGCGCTGGAAGCCAATGTGCTGCAGATGGCGTTCCGTACCCGTATCAAGCTCTTCTTCCGACCGTCGTCGCTAAAGGCCGCCGGTGCCGCCGACGCTCCGGCGCAGATTCGCTGGAGTCTGGTCAAGGACGCCGGTCGCGATGCCATCCAGATGCACAACCCGACGCCCTACTTCGTGTCCTTCGCTTCGGTTGATGTGACCGGAGGCGGCCGAACGGCGCGCTTTACCGACGGTGGCATGGTCGCCCCTGGAGAAACCAGGGCATTTGCATTGCAGGGGGAGGTACCAATGGCATCTGCTGCAAAGGTTACCTACCACGCCATCAATGACTACGGTGGACCGATCGATGGCGAAGCCGGACTGATCAGTCAGTCGGCGCCCAAGGGCAATTCGCCCTGA
- a CDS encoding outer membrane beta-barrel protein: MKNQLILALALAAAPFAASADGHSYTYIEGGYAQLNQELPQIEGFRIDDVEAGGFFVGGSAALGDSFHVFGSYRMGDDDVGVSAPIIGDLGDAGIDMSQAIVGLGYHHSLSQRTDLITELSYLSTEIDVEDDGEGSQEGDDFRVAVGVRHLIANNVDIWAKGNYTDGDVYDSAFSATLGLQYHLTPVWGIVGEAELGDEFSQVTAGMRASF, from the coding sequence ATGAAGAATCAACTGATCCTGGCGCTTGCGCTCGCCGCCGCACCGTTCGCGGCCAGTGCCGACGGCCACAGCTACACCTACATCGAAGGCGGCTACGCGCAGCTGAACCAGGAACTGCCGCAGATCGAAGGCTTCCGCATCGATGACGTCGAGGCCGGTGGGTTCTTCGTCGGCGGTTCGGCCGCACTGGGCGACTCGTTCCATGTGTTCGGCAGCTACCGCATGGGCGACGACGACGTCGGCGTGTCGGCGCCGATCATCGGCGACCTCGGCGACGCCGGCATCGACATGAGCCAGGCGATTGTCGGCCTGGGCTATCACCACAGTCTGTCGCAGCGCACCGACCTGATCACCGAGCTGAGCTACCTCAGCACCGAGATCGACGTCGAGGACGACGGCGAAGGCAGCCAGGAAGGCGACGATTTCCGCGTCGCGGTGGGCGTGCGCCATCTGATCGCCAACAACGTCGACATCTGGGCCAAGGGCAACTACACCGATGGCGACGTCTACGACAGCGCCTTCAGCGCCACGCTCGGCCTGCAGTACCACCTGACGCCGGTCTGGGGCATCGTCGGTGAAGCCGAGCTGGGCGATGAGTTCTCGCAGGTCACGGCGGGCATGCGCGCAAGCTTCTAA
- a CDS encoding diffusible signal factor-reguated Ax21 faimly protein — protein MKRSLLAALTLLAAAPLAASAAEGVSYTYVEAGYAATSADNSSLDSDGWAINGSAAIAPNFHIFGGYSGQKTDDFNTVLGRVDGIDVDQWNVGIGYNHELNSQVDLLTRVGYQKAETDGYSVGGLNFGGNDADGWNVEAGVRAALTPNIEGYALAGYEDYERVDGEFYGRLGAQVKFNQTWGVNGEVKFVDGYTSYFVGPRISF, from the coding sequence ATGAAGCGTTCCCTGCTTGCCGCCCTGACCCTGCTCGCTGCCGCCCCGCTCGCCGCTTCGGCTGCCGAAGGCGTGTCGTACACCTACGTCGAGGCTGGCTACGCCGCCACGTCGGCAGACAACAGCTCCCTCGACTCCGATGGCTGGGCCATCAACGGTTCGGCCGCCATCGCGCCGAATTTCCACATCTTCGGCGGCTACAGCGGCCAGAAGACCGACGACTTCAACACCGTGCTCGGCCGCGTTGACGGCATCGACGTCGACCAGTGGAACGTCGGCATCGGCTACAACCACGAGCTCAACTCGCAGGTCGACCTGCTGACCCGCGTCGGTTACCAGAAGGCTGAAACCGATGGTTACTCGGTCGGCGGCCTGAATTTCGGCGGCAACGATGCCGACGGCTGGAACGTTGAAGCCGGTGTGCGCGCTGCGCTCACGCCGAACATCGAAGGCTACGCGCTGGCCGGTTACGAGGACTACGAACGCGTTGACGGCGAGTTCTACGGCCGTCTCGGCGCCCAGGTGAAGTTCAACCAGACCTGGGGCGTCAACGGTGAAGTCAAGTTCGTCGACGGCTACACCTCGTACTTCGTCGGTCCGCGCATCAGCTTCTAA
- a CDS encoding fimbrial protein translates to MKTTLFKAMTVGAIALASQSAFASDGTINFTGELTTQTCSINGTAADGNRNVSVTLPAASQSNLRTVGSTSGETAFQIALTSCTPTSGTVHTRFESGPNVDVASGELLTSGAGSSAGLRIQLLNQDRTVIAVGAADVAQNSAPGTIATGAVTLNYIARYHNINSTPLAVGAVTSSVTYSMAYN, encoded by the coding sequence ATGAAAACCACCCTCTTCAAGGCAATGACAGTCGGCGCCATCGCGCTGGCGTCCCAGTCGGCGTTCGCTTCCGACGGCACGATCAACTTCACCGGTGAACTCACCACCCAGACCTGCTCGATCAACGGCACCGCCGCAGACGGCAACCGTAACGTCAGTGTCACGCTGCCTGCCGCTTCGCAGTCGAACCTGAGGACCGTGGGTTCCACGTCCGGCGAAACGGCGTTCCAGATCGCTTTGACGTCCTGCACGCCGACCAGCGGCACGGTTCACACGCGCTTCGAGTCGGGTCCCAACGTGGACGTGGCAAGCGGCGAGCTGCTCACCAGTGGTGCCGGCTCCTCGGCAGGCCTGCGCATCCAGCTGCTCAACCAGGACCGCACTGTGATCGCGGTCGGTGCTGCCGACGTGGCGCAGAACTCCGCACCCGGCACCATCGCCACCGGCGCGGTCACGCTCAACTACATCGCCCGGTACCACAACATCAACTCGACGCCGCTCGCAGTGGGCGCGGTGACGTCCAGTGTCACCTACTCAATGGCCTACAACTGA
- a CDS encoding transporter substrate-binding domain-containing protein has protein sequence MPTRLARPLLLAAMLFAVFASLLIVTRTASAEEGGVATLDAEEAQWRREHPVVRVGVFAGDHLPAETWVAGHPEGLGPDYARLLAAKVGLRLSFDPFTDWEAISWPAASQPPRYDLLLAQPDTPARRSHLSFLRPYLKGYVMLVARRGDTRIRGEADLARARIVVERRYLETAGLVVKRFPQSIVLYAQDGREALRMVADGEADAYVGNTEYRTRTLLHQRSVDDLVLLGAMDLPALRLSLAVPTRETMLLRLLRKAEATVKPEELKSLQARWGVDMLPSTTEPAAVLTGRERRVLEGLPVLRLGYETNRPLYSFVNVDGEFDGMAANYVKAVQKGLGLRLELVPAKDWTDLQRMVHAGEIDMVAAAMADDFRGDDLVFSRPYERFPEVLVARVHGPTVAGPEDLRGRRVAARGEAGLMARLKIVLDQSTLVPVGSNEEGLAMVADGQADAFVGTFPAIDALIRDRYAARLQMVGPTGLDHELSFGVRRSHADMLPLVNNALAGISDQEKQAIRTRWLSNEYSFGVPWGWVFGIILAGCIIVGLMSVAHLSMRRQVRARTAAERKLADQLQFQERLLNNIHYPVFVKDTQGRYLAVNLAYTLRYGVEESDLVGRTLLETRHLPQIEIEAIHDFEMSVFTTGKQLSKELRTEAPDGSERHELLWVQMFELGNGEPAGLLGTAVDITEIRVAEARARASELRLAQIARTLPSAVFELRVWPDGRREFTYADGDTLSTIGITPDEMMADEALAFSHVYVDDRQLVADNVAAAAAAMQPMPQFDVRLHSVQGLRWVRTAGGPPRHGPDGSVDWSGYWIDVTDSHEQAQALARANAEAEAAVAAKAAFLAMMSHEIRTPMAGVLGLVELLAQTRTDREQAQMLAMAQDSARTLLQLLDDILDFSRIDSGRLELENAPFDLRSLCDGVIGLFTAKAHEKGLRLYCMIDWRLAAEFAGDAVRVRQIITNLLSNAVKFTHRGHVELRIELLEECVEEGANLQKLSVTVTDTGIGISGEQFLRLFRPFTQAESSTTRRFGGSGLGLIICQRLANLMGGTVQLKSTPDVGTRAVLELKLPVVAKLRPLPEFAGKPAVLCAQDPMFALELSNALSSMGFSVVEIEVSDLPTLDCDRAELFLIDRRLAESGQRPPRGRCLLLEEVASNRLPAVAGRAADRIVHGNPLLWRSLRDACRAVFERASPDEPTLGSPRLSLQAARILVAEDHPVNRAVIARQLAHLGFECVVAVDGEQALAALVGGGFDLLITDCDMPKMDGYALARRIRADEAGQARRLPIIALSASALPADVQRCNDAGMDGFLAKPMTLQELETMLARHLSADPEPVPAMAEPLPVDPMTFLTDSLGSAEEARRLLHELLSTCREDMRAFDLALASGDTRTQHKLLHRMRGALALLRDAPPANTDHDMVIPLVRQRDELLLRLDRLDRLLHDPDVVPVAANEARHQA, from the coding sequence ATGCCAACCCGACTTGCACGCCCGCTCCTGTTGGCGGCGATGTTGTTCGCCGTCTTCGCCTCGCTGTTGATCGTGACACGCACCGCCTCCGCGGAGGAAGGTGGCGTTGCGACGCTTGACGCCGAAGAAGCGCAATGGCGCAGGGAACACCCGGTGGTGCGGGTGGGAGTGTTCGCCGGTGACCACCTGCCTGCCGAAACCTGGGTGGCCGGTCACCCGGAAGGGCTGGGGCCCGATTACGCCAGGCTGCTTGCGGCCAAGGTCGGCCTGCGACTGTCGTTCGATCCATTCACCGACTGGGAGGCTATCTCCTGGCCGGCCGCTTCACAGCCACCTCGTTACGACCTGTTGCTGGCACAGCCGGACACGCCAGCCCGACGCAGCCACCTGTCGTTCCTTCGTCCTTACCTGAAGGGCTACGTCATGCTGGTGGCGCGTCGCGGCGACACCCGCATCCGCGGCGAAGCCGACCTGGCGCGTGCGCGGATCGTGGTGGAGCGACGCTATCTCGAGACGGCCGGTCTGGTGGTGAAGCGTTTTCCGCAGTCAATCGTCCTCTACGCGCAGGACGGCCGCGAGGCATTGCGCATGGTTGCCGATGGTGAGGCCGATGCCTATGTCGGCAACACCGAGTACCGCACGCGTACGCTGTTGCACCAGCGCTCGGTGGACGACCTGGTACTGCTCGGCGCGATGGACCTGCCGGCACTGCGGCTCAGCCTTGCCGTGCCCACCCGCGAAACGATGCTCCTGCGCCTGTTGCGCAAGGCCGAGGCCACGGTCAAGCCGGAAGAACTGAAGAGTCTCCAGGCGCGCTGGGGCGTGGACATGCTGCCTTCGACGACCGAACCGGCCGCGGTACTGACCGGTCGCGAGCGTCGCGTTCTCGAAGGACTGCCGGTTCTGCGGCTTGGCTACGAGACCAATCGGCCGCTGTACTCGTTCGTCAACGTCGATGGCGAGTTCGATGGAATGGCGGCCAACTATGTCAAGGCAGTGCAGAAAGGGCTTGGACTTCGTCTCGAGCTGGTGCCTGCGAAGGACTGGACCGACCTGCAGCGGATGGTCCATGCCGGCGAGATCGACATGGTCGCAGCCGCCATGGCCGACGACTTCCGCGGTGACGACCTGGTGTTCAGCAGGCCCTACGAGCGCTTCCCGGAAGTGCTCGTCGCGCGCGTGCACGGGCCCACCGTGGCAGGCCCGGAAGACCTGCGCGGACGGCGCGTGGCCGCGCGTGGCGAAGCAGGTCTGATGGCACGGCTGAAGATCGTGCTCGACCAGAGCACGCTGGTGCCGGTGGGTAGCAACGAGGAGGGGCTGGCCATGGTCGCTGACGGCCAGGCCGATGCGTTCGTGGGTACGTTTCCCGCGATCGATGCGCTGATACGCGACCGTTACGCGGCGCGCCTGCAGATGGTCGGGCCGACCGGACTCGATCACGAACTGTCGTTCGGTGTCCGCCGTTCGCACGCGGACATGCTGCCACTGGTCAACAACGCGCTGGCGGGGATCAGTGACCAGGAGAAGCAGGCAATCCGCACGCGCTGGTTGAGCAACGAGTACAGCTTCGGCGTTCCATGGGGTTGGGTGTTCGGCATCATCCTGGCCGGCTGCATCATCGTGGGCCTGATGTCGGTCGCGCACCTGAGCATGCGCCGCCAGGTGCGTGCGCGCACGGCTGCAGAGCGCAAGCTTGCGGATCAGCTGCAGTTCCAGGAACGGCTGCTCAACAACATCCACTATCCGGTATTCGTCAAGGACACGCAGGGACGTTACCTGGCGGTCAATCTCGCCTATACGTTGCGATACGGCGTCGAGGAGAGCGACCTTGTCGGGCGCACGCTGCTGGAAACCCGGCACCTGCCGCAGATCGAGATCGAGGCGATCCACGATTTCGAGATGTCGGTGTTCACGACCGGCAAGCAGTTGAGCAAGGAGCTTCGCACCGAGGCACCCGACGGCAGCGAGCGCCATGAACTGTTGTGGGTCCAGATGTTCGAGCTCGGCAACGGCGAGCCGGCGGGGTTGCTCGGCACGGCGGTGGACATCACCGAGATCCGCGTTGCCGAGGCGCGGGCACGGGCGTCGGAGCTGCGCCTGGCGCAGATCGCGCGGACCCTGCCCTCGGCGGTGTTCGAGTTGCGGGTGTGGCCCGACGGCAGGCGAGAGTTCACCTATGCCGATGGCGACACCCTTTCCACGATCGGCATCACTCCCGACGAGATGATGGCCGATGAGGCACTGGCCTTCTCGCACGTTTACGTGGACGACCGCCAGCTCGTGGCCGACAACGTCGCTGCCGCCGCTGCCGCGATGCAGCCAATGCCGCAGTTCGACGTGCGCCTTCACTCGGTGCAGGGCCTGCGCTGGGTACGCACCGCCGGCGGTCCGCCACGGCACGGCCCGGACGGATCGGTGGACTGGAGCGGCTACTGGATCGATGTCACCGACAGCCATGAACAGGCCCAGGCGCTGGCCCGCGCCAATGCCGAAGCCGAGGCTGCGGTGGCGGCCAAGGCAGCGTTCCTGGCGATGATGAGCCACGAGATCCGCACGCCGATGGCGGGCGTGCTCGGGCTGGTCGAACTGCTGGCGCAGACCCGGACCGATCGCGAGCAGGCCCAGATGCTGGCAATGGCGCAGGACTCGGCGCGCACGCTGCTGCAGTTGCTCGACGACATCCTCGATTTCTCCCGGATCGATTCAGGCCGCCTCGAGCTGGAAAACGCGCCGTTCGACCTGCGCTCGCTTTGCGACGGCGTGATCGGCCTGTTCACCGCGAAGGCGCACGAGAAAGGCCTGCGTCTTTATTGCATGATCGACTGGCGACTCGCGGCGGAGTTTGCAGGCGACGCGGTGCGCGTGCGCCAGATCATCACCAACCTGCTCAGCAACGCGGTCAAGTTCACCCACCGCGGCCATGTCGAGCTGCGCATCGAACTCCTCGAGGAGTGTGTTGAAGAGGGCGCGAACCTGCAGAAGCTTTCCGTCACCGTCACCGATACCGGCATCGGCATTTCCGGCGAACAGTTCCTGCGGTTGTTCCGGCCATTCACCCAGGCCGAGTCGTCCACGACCCGCCGCTTTGGCGGCTCCGGCCTTGGCCTGATCATCTGCCAGCGCCTTGCCAACCTGATGGGCGGGACGGTGCAGCTGAAGAGCACACCGGACGTGGGCACGCGCGCAGTCCTCGAGCTGAAACTGCCGGTGGTGGCGAAGTTGCGGCCCTTGCCGGAGTTCGCTGGCAAGCCCGCGGTGCTGTGTGCGCAGGACCCGATGTTCGCGCTGGAACTGTCCAATGCACTGTCATCGATGGGGTTCAGCGTTGTCGAGATCGAGGTGTCGGACCTGCCGACGCTGGACTGCGATCGCGCCGAACTTTTCCTGATCGATCGCCGTCTGGCGGAATCGGGGCAGCGGCCGCCACGCGGGCGGTGCCTGTTGCTGGAAGAAGTCGCGAGCAACCGGCTTCCGGCCGTGGCTGGTCGTGCGGCCGACAGGATCGTGCACGGCAATCCACTGCTCTGGCGTTCGCTGCGCGACGCCTGCCGCGCAGTGTTCGAGCGCGCATCTCCAGACGAACCCACCCTGGGCTCGCCACGGCTGTCGCTGCAGGCCGCGCGCATCCTGGTCGCCGAGGACCATCCGGTCAACCGGGCCGTGATCGCGCGGCAGTTGGCCCACCTTGGTTTCGAGTGCGTGGTGGCGGTCGATGGCGAGCAGGCATTGGCTGCGCTCGTCGGTGGCGGCTTCGATCTGCTGATCACCGACTGCGACATGCCGAAGATGGATGGCTACGCGCTGGCCCGGCGGATCCGCGCCGACGAAGCCGGCCAGGCGCGCCGGCTGCCGATCATCGCTCTGTCGGCCAGCGCACTGCCCGCGGACGTTCAGCGGTGCAACGACGCCGGCATGGACGGTTTCCTGGCCAAGCCGATGACGCTGCAGGAGCTCGAAACGATGCTGGCCCGGCACCTGTCCGCCGATCCGGAACCCGTGCCGGCCATGGCGGAGCCGTTGCCCGTTGATCCGATGACCTTCCTGACCGATTCGCTGGGCAGCGCGGAGGAAGCGCGGCGCCTGCTGCACGAACTGCTCTCTACCTGCCGCGAGGACATGCGCGCGTTCGATCTTGCGCTCGCATCCGGCGACACACGCACGCAGCACAAGCTGCTGCACCGGATGAGGGGCGCGTTGGCGCTGTTGCGCGATGCGCCTCCTGCAAATACCGACCACGACATGGTCATTCCCCTCGTGCGTCAGCGCGATGAGTTGCTGCTGCGACTCGACCGGCTCGACAGGTTGTTGCACGACCCGGACGTCGTTCCGGTCGCCGCGAACGAAGCCCGGCACCAGGCTTGA
- a CDS encoding response regulator transcription factor, whose product MTLRIILADDHPIVRSGVRALLERNNLHVVAEAGSTDELVAALASHECDVLLTDFSMPGGQLADGLAMLEHLRGKWPKLPIIVLTMMNNPGVLSSILSTGVRGLLNKSDALSELPLAIQAVSHGRDYVSASGGHQLEQMEGHDSTRLPLSPREAEVLGLFVSGLTVSQIAEQLDRSIKTVSRQKMDGMSKLGLKNDLEVYAYAREHGLLT is encoded by the coding sequence ATGACGCTACGCATAATTCTGGCCGACGACCATCCAATAGTCCGCAGCGGCGTTCGCGCCCTGCTGGAGCGCAACAACCTGCACGTTGTTGCCGAGGCCGGCAGTACCGATGAACTTGTCGCGGCGCTGGCAAGCCACGAATGCGACGTGCTGCTAACGGATTTCAGCATGCCCGGCGGCCAGCTCGCCGATGGCCTTGCGATGCTTGAGCACCTTCGCGGCAAGTGGCCGAAGCTGCCGATCATCGTCCTGACGATGATGAACAACCCCGGCGTGCTCAGTTCGATCCTCTCCACCGGCGTGCGCGGCCTGCTCAACAAGTCCGACGCGCTGTCGGAGCTGCCGCTGGCGATCCAGGCCGTATCCCATGGCCGCGACTACGTCAGTGCCAGCGGCGGTCACCAACTGGAGCAGATGGAGGGTCATGATTCCACCAGACTGCCGTTGTCGCCGCGTGAAGCCGAGGTGCTCGGTCTGTTCGTCTCCGGGCTGACGGTGTCGCAGATTGCCGAGCAGCTCGACCGCAGCATCAAGACCGTAAGTCGGCAAAAAATGGACGGCATGTCCAAGCTCGGCCTCAAGAACGATCTCGAGGTCTACGCCTACGCCCGCGAGCACGGCCTGCTCACCTGA
- a CDS encoding fimbrial protein, whose amino-acid sequence MKNKILSTFALSAIALASQSAFASDGTINFTGSITSQTCSINGTAADGNRNISVTLPRTPQSSLAVLNSVAGETPFSIALTGCTPASGTVATRFESGANVDATTGELLTSGVGGTTSLHVQLLNETRGIINIGAPDVSQNSTAKTIPAGGAVTLNYFARYKRAAASPALGTGVIASSVTYSLVYN is encoded by the coding sequence ATGAAAAACAAGATTCTAAGCACCTTCGCGCTCTCTGCGATTGCGTTGGCCTCGCAGTCGGCGTTTGCCTCGGACGGCACGATCAACTTCACCGGCTCGATCACCAGCCAGACCTGTTCGATCAACGGCACCGCTGCCGACGGCAACCGAAACATCTCCGTGACCCTGCCGAGAACGCCGCAGTCGAGCCTGGCAGTGCTCAACTCCGTCGCCGGCGAGACCCCGTTCTCCATCGCCCTGACCGGGTGCACCCCGGCGTCGGGAACGGTGGCCACGCGCTTCGAGTCCGGCGCCAATGTCGACGCCACGACCGGCGAACTGCTGACCAGCGGTGTCGGCGGTACCACCAGCCTGCACGTGCAGCTGCTCAACGAGACCCGCGGCATCATCAACATCGGCGCGCCGGACGTATCCCAGAACTCGACGGCAAAGACCATTCCTGCCGGTGGCGCAGTGACCCTGAACTACTTCGCCCGCTACAAGCGCGCGGCCGCCTCGCCGGCCCTCGGCACGGGCGTCATCGCGTCTAGCGTCACCTACTCGCTGGTCTACAACTGA